The Acomys russatus chromosome 3, mAcoRus1.1, whole genome shotgun sequence genome has a window encoding:
- the Fgfr4 gene encoding fibroblast growth factor receptor 4 → MWLLLALLGILLGTPALSLEAPEEMEPCLAPTPEQQDQVLTVALGQPVRLCCGLTERGGHWYKKGRRLASAGRVRGWRGRLEIASFLPEDAGRYLCLARGSMAVLHNLTLTVDDSLTSINNDEDPKTLSGSSSGHIYPQQAPYWTHPQRMEKKLHAVPAGNTVKFRCPAAGNPMPTIRWLKDGQAFHGENRIGGIRLRHQHWSLVMESVVPSDRGTYTCLVENLLGSIRYNYLLDVLERSPHRPILQAGLPANTTAVVGSNVELLCKVYSDAQPHIQWLKHIVINGSSFGADGFPYVQVLKTTDINSSEVEVLYLRNVSAEDAGEYTCLAGNSIGLSYQSAWLTVLSEEDLAWRTATSEARYTDIILYVSGSLALAVLLLLAGVYHRQAIHSHHSRQPVTVQKLSRFPLARQFSLESGSSGKSSVSLVRGVRLSSSGPPLLSGLVSLDLPLDPLWEFPRDRLVLGKALGEGCFGQVVRAEAFGMDPSRPDQANTVAVKMLKDNASDKDLADLVSEMEVMKLIGRHKNIINLLGVCTQEGPLFVIVECAAKGNLREFLRARRPPGPDLSPDGPRSSDGPLSFPALVSCAYQVARGMQYLESRKCIHRDLAARNVLVTEDNVMKIADFGLARGVHHIDYYKKTSNGRLPVKWMAPEALFDRVYTHQSDVWSFGILLWEIFTLGGSPYPGIPVEELFSLLREGHRMDRPPNCPQELYGLMRECWHAAPSQRPTFKQLVEALDKVLLAVSEEYLDLRLTFGPYSPSNGDASSTCSSNDSVFSPYPLPLAPSPFPVPGVQTT, encoded by the exons ATGTGGCTGCTGTTGGCCTTACTGGGCATCCTTCTGGGGACACCGGCCTTGTCCCTTGAGGCCCCTGAGGAAATG GAGCCCTGTCTAGCCCCCACCCCAGAGCAGCAAGACCAGGTGTTGACTGTAGCCCTGGGGCAGCCGGTGCGGCTGTGCTGTGGACTTACGGAGCGTGGTGGTCACTGGTACAAGAAGGGCAGACGTCTAGCGTCTGCTGGACGAGTACGGGGCTGGAGGGGCCGCCTGGAGATCGCGAGCTTCCTTCCTGAGGATGCTGGCCGATACCTCTGCCTGGCACGTGGCTCCATGGCTGTCTTACATAACCTTACCCTGACTGTGGATG ACTCTTTAACCTCCATCAATAATGATGAGGACCCCAAGACCCTCAGTGGATCCTCGAGTGGGCACATTTACCCCCAGCAAG CACCCTACTGGACACACCCCCAACGCATGGAGAAGAAGCTGCATGCAGTGCCTGCCGGGAATACTGTTAAGTTTCGCTGTCCGGCTGCAGGCAACCCGATGCCCACTATCCGTTGGCTGAAGGATGGACAGGCCTTCCACGGGGAGAACCGCATTGGAGGCATTCGG ctGCGCCACCAGCACTGGAGCCTGGTGATGGAAAGCGTGGTGCCCTCAGACCGTGGCACATACACGTGTCTTGTGGAGAACCTTCTGGGTAGCATTCGCTACAACTATCTGTTGGATGTGctgg AGCGGTCCCCGCACCGGCCCATCCTGCAGGCGGGGCTCCCAGCCAACACCACAGCTGTGGTTGGCAGCAATGTGGAGCTGTTGTGCAAGGTGTACAGTGACGCCCAGCCCCATATCCAGTGGCTGAAGCACATCGTTATCAACGGCAGCAGTTTCGGCGCTGACGGCTTCCCCTACGTACAAGTCCTAAAG ACAACAGACATCAACAGCTCAGAGGTAGAGGTCTTATACCTGCGTAATGTGTCAGCTGAGGACGCGGGAGAGTACACCTGCCTGGCGGGCAACTCCATCGGCCTCTCCTACCAGTCAGCGTGGCTCACTGTGCTATCAG AGGAAGATCTTGCATGGAGAACAGCAACATCTGAGGCCAGATACACAGACATCATCCTCTATGTATCTGGCTCGCTGGCTTTGGCGGTGCTCCTGCTACTGGCCGGAGTGTATCACCGACAAGCAATCCACAGCCACCACTCTCGCCAGCCTGTTACTGTACAAAAGCTGTCTCGTTTCCCTTTGGCCCGACAG TTCTCCTTGGAGTCCGGATCCTCTGGCAAATCAAGTGTGTCTCTGGTGCGAGGTGTCCGGCTGTCGTCCAGTGGCCCACCCTTGCTCTCAGGCCTTGTGAGCCTAGACCTGCCTCTCGACCCACTTTGGGAGTTCCCCCGGGACAG GCTGGTGCTCGGAAAGGCTCTAGGTGAGGGCTGCTTTGGGCAGGTGGTTCGTGCAGAAGCGTTTGGCATGGACCCCTCCCGGCCTGACCAAGCCAACACCGTAGCTGTGAAGATGCTGAAAG ACAACGCCTCTGACAAGGATTTGGCAGACCTGGTCTCTGAGATGGAGGTCATGAAGCTAATCGGACGACACAAGAACATCATCAACCTGCTGGGCGTCTGCACTCAGGAAG GGCCCCTGTTTGTGATTGTGGAATGTGCTGCCAAGGGAAACCTTCGAGAATTCCTCCGTGCCCGGCGCCCACCAGGCCCTGATCTCAGCCCTGATGGGCCTCGGAGCAGTGATGGGCCACTGTCCTTCCCGGCCCTGGTCTCCTGTGCCTATCAGGTGGCCCGAGGCATGCAGTATCTGGAGTCTCGGAAG TGCATCCACCGGGACCTGGCTGCCCGAAATGTGCTGGTGACTGAGGACAATGTGATGAAGATTGCTGACTTCGGGCTGGCCCGTGGTGTCCACCACATTGACTACTATAAGAAAACCAGCAAC GGCCGCCTGCCAGTCAAATGGATGGCTCCTGAGGCCTTGTTTGATCGGGTATACACACACCAGAGTGACGT ATGGTCCTTTGGGATCCTGCTGTGGGAAATCTTCACCCTCGGGGGCTCCCCATACCCTGGCATCCCTGTGGAGGAACTGTTCTCACTCCTGCGAGAGGGGCACAGGATGGACCGGCCCCCGAACTGCCCCCAAGAGCT GTATGGCCTAATGAGGGAGTGTTGGCATGCTGCGCCCTCTCAAAGGCCCACTTTTAAGCAGCTGGTGGAAGCACTGGACAAGGTCCTGCTGGCTGTCTCTGAAGAG TACCTTGACCTCCGCCTGACCTTTGGACCCTACTCTCCCTCCAATGGGGATGCCAGCAGCACCTGCTCCTCCAATGACTCTGTTTTCAGCCCCTACCCCTTGCCACTGGCGCCGAGCCCCTTCCCTGTCCCCGGCGTGCAGACGACATGA